Proteins encoded within one genomic window of Perognathus longimembris pacificus isolate PPM17 chromosome 28, ASM2315922v1, whole genome shotgun sequence:
- the LOC125343900 gene encoding actin-related protein T1-like, which yields MFKTRVLDMPAVIFDNGSGMCKAGFSGEIGPRNIISSVVGHPKFDIPSVRANHKTYFVGEEAQHRYDSLYLHYPIERGLVTTWDDMEKLWNHLFEWELGVKPNEQPVLIIEPSLNPRDTREKIAEIMFEKFHVPALYLFNHAVGALYASACVTGLVVESGDGVTCTVPVFEGHFLPHAVSRLYMAGRDITEHLIRLLLAGGYTFPCIFNKALVEELKEKVCFVSVEPEKETHKRWSEVLGHYTLPDGNVIHIGDRLCRLPEVLFTPDQLGIHDPGLSKMVCNSIQKCDIDIQKNLFAEIVLSGGNTLFPGLEERLMMELELLASQGTPIKITASPDRCFSAWIGASVVTCMSNFKKMWVTSSDFNEFGKSVVQRKCF from the coding sequence ATGTTTAAGACACGTGTTTTGGATATGCCTGCTGTAATTTTTGATAATGGTTCAGGAATGTGTAAAGCAGGCTTTTCAGGAGAAATTGGGCCTCGTAATATCATCAGCTCTGTTGTGGGGCATCCTAAATTCGACATACCTTCAGTAAGAGCCAATCACAAGACGTACTTTGTAGGAGAAGAAGCCCAGCACAGGTATGATAGTTTATATTTACATTACCCCATTGAACGTGGTTTAGTAACAACTTGGGATGATATGGAGAAACTCTGGAACCATCTATTTGAGTGGGAGCTAGGAGTCAAACCCAATGAACAACCAGTGCTCATTATTGAACCATCCTTGAATCCAAGAGACACCAGAGAGAAGATTGCAGAAATCATGTTTGAGAAATTCCATGTTCCTGCATTGTACCTGTTTAATCATGCAGTAGGGGCACTTTATGCCTCTGCTTGTGTCACAGGCCTGGTAGTGGAGAGTGGAGATGGGGTCActtgcactgtccctgtctttgaAGGCCACTTCCTGCCTCATGCTGTCTCCAGGCTCTACATGGCAGGGAGGGATATAACTGAGCACCTCATTCGTCTCCTTCTTGCTGGAGGATATACCTTCCCCTGTATATTCAACAAGGCCTTGGTGGaggaattgaaagagaaagtgtgTTTTGTTAGCGTGGAGCctgagaaagaaacacacaagagATGGTCAGAAGTTCTGGGACACTACACACTGCCAGATGGGAATGTCATCCACATTGGGGACCGTCTCTGCCGCTTGCCTGAGGTTCTTTTTACACCTGACCAACTAGGCATCCATGATCCAGGACTCTCGAAAATGGTCTGTAACAGCATTCAGAAATGTGACATTGACATCCAAAAGAACCTCTTTGCTGAGATTGTGCTCTCAGGAGGTAATACTCTATTCCCTGGCCTGGAAGAAAGGCTCATGATGGAACTGGAATTGCTGGCTTCCCAAGGGACCCCCATTAAGATCACAGCTTCTCCTGACAGATGTTTCTCTGCATGGATTGGTGCATCTGTCGTGACATGTATGAGCAATTTCAAGAAGATGTGGGTCACTTCTTCAGATTTTAATGAGTTTGGGAAGTCTGTTGTTCAGAGAAAATGCTTTTGA